The DNA segment GCAAGGCGGCCCAGCGTCCGGCTTACAGGGCGCTGCAGCAGGCCGTACAGGAAGGGGTGAGCCGCGAAGGCCGAGTAGGCTATCCAGGTGACGGCCGCCTCGGCCGCTGCGGCCTGTGCAGCAGGCGCCAAGCACGCACAGCCGTAAGGCAGCCAGCAGGCTGCGAACTGGCCCACGGCCAGCGCCGGAGCCAGGGCTGCTTTGCCCCAGGGCGGGCGAGGCCGGAGGGGCGGCAAGATGGAGAGGCGACTATCCAGAGAGTCGGAGCGCGGCCGGGACCCGCGTGCGGGTCGTGGGGGCCGCAGGGCGGCCCGGCGCGCCACGAGGAAGATGCTGCCGTAGGCGCCGAGCAGCAGGAGGGCGGGTAGCGCGAAGGCCAGCAGCGCCCAGAGCGGCCGGAAGGGCCCGAGGCCTCCCGCCAGGACCGAGCAGCGAGCCGGGGCCGGGGGCGGTGCGGGCGGCGGCCCGAGCAAGGACAGCGCGCCCAGCAGCCCGGCGGCCGCCCACACGGCGGTGAGCACTAGGGTGGGCGGAGGTCGCGCGCCGGGCCGCAGCGGATGAACTATAAGGCGGTAGCGCGCCAGGCCGAGCGCCGCCACGCCGAGCGTGCAGGCCGGCAGCAACGCCGCCGAGAGGAAGCGCGCCGCGCGGCAGGGTGCGGGGCCCAGGCGCACGCGGCCCAGCCCCGGCGGCGGAGCGGCCAGCAGGCCCAGCGGCATGATGGAGGCGGCCGCCAGCAGGTCCACGACGCACAGGTGCACGAGGTAGAGAGCGTCGCGCAGTCCCGGCGTCCGCAACACCACCACCAGCAGCGCGCCGTTGCCTAGCAGTGCCGCCGCCTCCACGAGAGCCGCCAGGATCAACCCCATCGAGGCTGCGACTTCTGGGGCGCTCAGCCCTGTGGCGTTGGCCATCCGAGCGCTTAGGCTTCGCCCTGtgctgggaggcagagagagagagggagatggagctttcccctccccgccccccattACCCTCATTCCCATCACCCACCAT comes from the Bos mutus isolate GX-2022 chromosome 22, NWIPB_WYAK_1.1, whole genome shotgun sequence genome and includes:
- the GPR62 gene encoding G-protein coupled receptor 62, whose product is MGMRVMGGGEGKAPSPSLSLPPSTGRSLSARMANATGLSAPEVAASMGLILAALVEAAALLGNGALLVVVLRTPGLRDALYLVHLCVVDLLAAASIMPLGLLAAPPPGLGRVRLGPAPCRAARFLSAALLPACTLGVAALGLARYRLIVHPLRPGARPPPTLVLTAVWAAAGLLGALSLLGPPPAPPPAPARCSVLAGGLGPFRPLWALLAFALPALLLLGAYGSIFLVARRAALRPPRPARGSRPRSDSLDSRLSILPPLRPRPPWGKAALAPALAVGQFAACWLPYGCACLAPAAQAAAAEAAVTWIAYSAFAAHPFLYGLLQRPVSRTLGRLARRALPWSPRACTSRAWHPRALLQHLQRPPEGPALGPSEAPDQGRDLTERESLSMSEAT